From Gadus morhua chromosome 14, gadMor3.0, whole genome shotgun sequence:
TGTCCCTTCGACCACGGCAGCGAcccggtggtggtggaggacgtcAACCTTCCCAACATCCTTCCCTTCCAGCCCCCTCCCTCGCAGCCCCCCCCAGGTCTcccaccgcctccccccctcatGAGCCCGCCTCCTGCTCAGCTCCGGCCCCCAGTGCCCCCCCCTGGCTCgctcccccccagcctcccaccTGTAACAGGTACCTACACAAACACTACGACCTACCTAGACCTGCTCTCAGACCTACCTAGACCTGCTCTCAGACCTCCCTAGACCTGCTCTCAGACCTCCCTAGACCTGCTCTCAGACCTCCCTAGACCTGCTCACAGACCTACCTAGACCTGCTCACAGACCTAGCTAGACCTGCTGTCAGACCTACCTAGACCTGCGCTCAGACCTTCCTAGACCTGCTCACAGACCTATATATGACCTGTTTACATGTTATTCCTTTTGCATAATTCATCCCAGAGAAATGTCGAGAAGAGAAACTTTTTTAATGTATAATGAACAGTTTACTTAGTTTTATAAAGTGTTTATATGGTTTGTGTATAAAGATTATGAgagcacataaaaaaaatatcaagcAGTTTATTCAATATAAATCAGTCAGTGACACTCTTAACTCGTTTTTGTGCACAAGTCAGTATAAAGTATCTGAACACAGTTGTGATAACCTCTGGTGTGTCGTGTCTCCTCTCaggtcctcctcccccactcccccctctgcAGGCCTCTGGTATTGCCGCTCCTCCAAACTCCATCGCCAGCTCCGTCCCCACCATCGTCACCTCTGGGAtgcgctcctctctccctcccccatccgctcccctcttctcctccggTAAGAGATCCGAATGACACTGTTTCAATTAGCTCCAGTCGTCAGGCGACTAGGTTCCAAATAAAGGTGTGTCGACAAAGTGTCTTGAAAGTACTGTGAGGCGGAGCTCAAAGAAGAGACGGCCCCTCTGTAAATGCTTCTTCAATTGTCTTTGGATAAGAGCTGGATAGGTGTGTCACATAATCAGCTGGTGACCACAACcatatcagccaatcagtggtTATGCATGCAGTAGCACACCACGAGATTGGAGTCGTCTAATGCAAACTTGTGTGTGATTAACTGATTAACGGTTAACTCAAACGGATATAACTTGTTTAATCTTTACTTAACTCTCTGGCTAACTTGTTTCATTCTAGTTAATTCTGCAATTCACTTTGCTAACTGAGCTCTAGTTAACTCTGTGCTGAACTCCAATTTTTTTAACTCTAGTTTACTGTGTACTTATGTCTGCTCAGTGATTTAACTCTTGTTAACTCTCTGCTTACCTCTGCTCACTGGTTAAATTCGGAATCTAACTCCGCCATCTGATAACTGTTAACTCTACTAGGTAATTTTGTATTTAATTCTGCTAACTGATTTAACTCAAGTTGATGGTGTACTTAACTCTGCTAACTGATTTGACTCTAGTTAACTACTTTAACTTGCTAACTGATAGTTAACGGTGTACCTTGGTCCTCCCCCTCCAGACTCATATGATACAGACATGTACAACCCtgaggcccccagcatcaccAGCATGTCCAGGCCCATGCAGTACCGCCACCGAGCCAGCGTCCAGAGACCCAACCTCATCGGACTGACCATGGGAGACATGGACCAGCCCCACAGAGGTAGGAGCCGGTGAACCTAATCACTGCTTCAAAAACACATGCTTTCATTACAAATACACAGGAGCTCAGTCCCTCTCCGCCCCTCCACCACAACCGTGGTGGTTCATGTTCCGCCAGGGTTCTTTGAAGTGGATTTCTGAAGGGAAAcggtgttttattatttttaatagtCTGGATGAAAAGTCATGGCTGCAGTGAGTTAATTAGCGCAGGTCTAACTCACTGTTTGACTTAGGGCAGGTTTAACTAAGAGTAACTTCATGCAAGTTTTACGAAGACTTACTTTCAATTTCACTGACACTTTAACATTTAGTTAATTACCTTGTTaatattcccctctctctctctgttctgtagAGAAGCCTCCTAACCACCGGGTGGTGATGGAGTCGGACCCCAGGAAGAGACCAGCCGGCCTCCCCGATGGCAACATGCCCCCGAAGAAACCCTGGTTCGAAAAGTAAGACAAACTAACAAACATCATTTATCTGAcagttttatccaaagagaaTTAAAAGTTTGACTGAGAAGTATTGCGTAACCTAGGTACACAACAACTGCGCTTGCTTTGTTAATCATTACTTTTATTTAGCGTTCGTTCCTAATGTGTGAACAGCAGTGATCCCTGGACAATCAGATTGATTGattattggtttctgattggttgttcTCTTCAGGCCCAGCTTTGGGAACCACCAGGGCTTCCAGAACAGAGCTCCTGCACAGTTTCACCCCCCCAACTCCAGGCTTCTGGTCAGACAGATCCCCCCTGACCTCAACAACATCAGCAAGCTCAACGCACACTTCTGCCGGTTTGGCACCATCGTCAACCTGCAGGTCAGACgatcattcactctctctcgttctttctctctctctctctctctctttctccttcttttaATCTTTTGTCAGTCCTGTTCAATCTTCGCCTGAAAGTACAGAACAGTCTGGCATCACTCTGTTCAAACCAACTTTCAAAACATAAAAACGACATGGACTAATCAACACTTAAAGGAGCAAGTTTAGTTCATGTCAAAGCAAGATCACAGAAGTctgcagatttaaaaaaaaaacaatagccCCGCTAAACAAAATGTAGCTATCAACGGGGCAATCAATATAATTGTATCTGAAATTGACCGCTTGTGGAAGGGACAGAAATGTGCACTCAAAGCTTTTCTCAGATGTTTCTGGTTTTCTTCCGCAGGATCGAAAGAGGTGGAGTGTAGCATTGTTCTTTAACCTTAAGGGTTTTGAAAGTTGGTTCAATCAGGAGTGAGGCCATCCAGTGCTCAGTGAGAAACTTCAATATGACCTCAGAGATCAGGAATGTCTCAAGAGGcatgcccttttttttttttgctgttacTGCTACCATTGTGCTGTGACACCGGGATCCAATGGCCATCTTCTGACACCAGGTGGCGTACCAAAGTGATCCAGAGGGGGCGCTGGTCCAGTTCTCCAACCCCCATGAGGCCAAGCGGGCCATGCAGAGCCCCGAGGCCGTGCTCGGGAACCGCTTCATCAGGGTCCACTGGTACAGACCGGAtggcccccccggacccccaacCTCCCTGCAGCCTGCCCACCCCGCCGACCTCAGCGTAAGATACACTTTAatccacacgcacaaactccAACTCTCCGTAAGGTACACTGTAATGCACACACAACTCCACCTCCCCGTAAGACACactgtaatacacacacaccccactacCCTCACCGTTataacacaatacacacatcgatgtaaaatgtattattatacacacacacccagagctCTCAGTAGGATATCCTATAATACACAAGCACCCCACCTCACGAAGATGCAttgaaatacaaacacacccctACCTCACTGTAAGATACACTACAATATGCACACCACCCCTTCTCACTGTAAGGTACAAtgtaatgcacacacacccccacctcagTATGATGCACTGTAATAAAGGCAAACCCCCACACTCATTGTTTAATACCTGTTGTCATAGGGAATAGGGTGTGGTCTCTGATATCCATCTGTGTCCCACAGGCCCTGCCAACCTCTCTCAAACAGTCTGTGAAGGACCGTCTTGGGCCCCTGCTAACAGGGCCCTCGGATAACCATAACCCGGCTGACGcctctcaggtgtgtgtgtgtgtgtgtgtgtgtgtgtgtgtgtgtttgtgcttatttgtctgcctgtttgtcctTCTGCCTGCCTATGTGTCCTGTCTGTCGGTTGTTCTGTCTGTCGGTTTTTTTACATCTGTTTTTATCCCCGTCTGTCTACAGAATTCTGCCAAAACGTCTGTGAAAGAGAGGCTTGGGTTTCCTGTTAAGCCTGCCATTCCTACTGAGAAGGTGGGCGAGGTCTTTGACCTGTACACTACATTTTATAATAACACTACAATGTATACCAACAGAAGCCAGAATGTTGCTGTGGTTAACAGGCTTGTGTTCATATGTTGCAGGTCTTTTCCACTTCCAAAGGGCTGACCAAGACCGTGTTCAACCCTGCTGCTCTGAAGACTGCTCAGAGGAACAGCGAGGACACGCTGAGGAAGAAACAGgtagaggagcaggaagggaaggtagaggaggaggaggaggaggcggcgagggggaggtagaaggaggaggaggaggaagaggtgaggcGAAGGTAGTGGACGATGAAAAGGGAACGTGGAGCACGAGGTAGAATAGAGGAGGTGTAGGAGATGGTGGCaaaaggagaggagcaggaggaagtcggaggaggtggtgtaggatAAGTAGAGGAGCAAGGGGGGAAGGTGTTCTCCATTCAAATATTGACCTTGATTTTCCCATGATCCCTTCAACAGGAAGCTCTGCGGTTGCAGCAGGATGTAAACTGCAAGAAACAACAGATCCTAGAGAAACACATCGAGACACAGAAGGTTGgttctataattttttttgttatcCTTATTTACTTAATGTTtaggtaaagtgtgtgtgtgtgtgtgtgtgtgtcagttattATATAAATAATTTACTCAATGCCTTTTTTAAGTTTCTAATACTTTAAAGAGCGTATAGTATATCAACAAATCGTATTGGTATAGAAAATGTATGATCAATGCTACCAAATATGATGATTAAGAGAAAAAAATTACATTAGCTAAATAATCAGATTTCCTGAGTGTTGACAAAATGTGGGTTTCTGAAGAGATGGTGATAAACTTCAAAAACCTGACAATAAAATGGATACAATTTGTGAAAAATGCGGGTGATCTATGCCACAGCTGCTGATATCGAAGCTTGACCAGAagaaggtggtggtgaaggtggaggacAGGGCGAAGATCATGCAGACCCTGTCCTCCCTCACCCAGATAATCACAAAACTCCAAGGGGAGATCAAGGCTTCGTCTAGCTGCCCCCAACCCATGCGCTCCACAAAGACCAAAGCCCAGGTAACTCACACATAAGTCTTGCATATACAGAAAtactgtctctcttctctcctgcaCGTATGCAAGATGAAAAGTTATTTCTTGCAGGACACTTAGTCAGCAAGGTATTTGATGATTCTTAAATTCTTAAAGGCTTAAAGGATTCTTATTTGGCAGTAACAACAAAGGAAGACGAAGGTGAAGGAAATGATTAACGTGGAGAGGTAATCCGTGGCTAAAGTCAGCCCTAGTGGGAAAGGCCAAATTAAATGGCAACACACAGGGTGGGGGGAAGTTCACATGCCTGGAAGGATGCATGTAGCGATGGCAAAAGTAGCCTTTACTTAAATAAAAGTATAGCtacttgtgtaaaaaaaaaaaagaggtaaaAGTAGAAATACTGATTCAACTTCTTAACTGAAGTCAAAGTGGAAAAGTACAGGCTCTGAAAGGTGAAAAGTAGCCCTATGACATTTTAATAGCTGTTTCGGTGCAAAGCTCGCTGAACCTCACGTAACCGGCTTAGCGCCTTTCACTTTGGGAAACCTAGGGATCTAGGTGCAAGTATAATCCATACAAAGGTCTTTTAAATGAACTCGTaacaatgtatatattatatcatatattcATATAATTTCATATTTATTCTAGAGGATAAGAATATAATGATCCATAAACATTCTGTTTcgttcttctctccctctaactAACACaccactcactcactttctttCTGTTCCTCTCTGTTTGTCACACAGGCAGAGCAGTAAAGTGTTGTTAGATTAGTTGCGTCATGTCGGTGTGGTGACCTATTTGTTGATGCTTTATAGGCCCAGAAAGAGCTTCTGGACACAGAGTTGGATCTCTACAAGAAGAGCCAGGCTGGAGAAGACATAGCGCTGCTCAAGATTAAGTACACCCAGCTACAGATAGAGGTAAGCTTACCCTAACCAAGGTACTGATGGAGGGAAGctaaccccaccctaacccaaCTACAGATAAAGGTAAACTTACCCTACCCTAACCCAGCTACAGATAAAGGTAAACCTACCCTACCCTAACCCAGCTACAGATAAAGGTAAACCTACCCTACCCTAACCCAGCTATAGGTAAAGTTAAATGAACCCTACCATTACCCAGCTACAGATGGTTTCTTCAGATGTCATTAAGAAGATCTATTCTATTATCATATATTACCGCAAGAGGCTGAATATAACTGTCAGTGGCTATAGATAAATAAGTGGCTATCTTTTGCAGACTTTGTTTTATAGCAGCCACGGGGGCCTCGTGCTCCCGTTTCAGAACACAACACTGTTCCCAAGGTGATGACCCTGGTGATCCACACAGTTAACGCCTTgttcatctctgtctctctctctcaggcggCCAAGCGGGGTCTCTTGGCTCGGGGTCGGGGGCTGCTGATGAGAGGTCGGGGGTCACTCAGGGCTCGGGGGCGGGGCTCCAGGGGGCGAGGCCGCGGCGCCTCGCTGTACGCGTCGGTTGATCATCGGCCGCGAGCGCTAGAGATCTCGGGCTTCTCCGAGGCCGAGCAGGTTGAACTGCTGCCACACTTCGCGGTGAGTCCCCAAGAGTCCCAACAGTAAAGCCCTTTCACAACACCCCCcttaccctcccccctccaggccccacGACCCCTAGAATATCGTTTCCAATAGGGATGGCTAAGAACGATTTTGGCCAGCAGAGCTCTCTATAGAGCAATCGGGTGGTTCATTTTCTACACAATAAGCGATTTACATAGTACCATGTCTTCATCAATAGTCAAACTAAAACTGAGATCAACAGGAGGCGTCTCGGgtttcaaaatgtattttttttaacaaattatTAGCTCTATTTATAGGCTATAATTTAAACTGAATAATACTTAATAAATACTTAATCAAAGTGGACCGGCCCACCGGGAGACCTCCCGATCTTCCCGATCTCCAGCCtctgctgcagagcgaattaaaATCGCGGGCAGAACGGCCTGGGGGTCTAACACATAGtcatatatataaactataaccgcatttcacattaatcgcaATTATTACATGGGTCTTCTCACTGCCATGgaacgttccgttcacttgcatgggcccttcacaacttccggcggtgaattatatttgataattcgccgttgctaagtataatcatgagtataattgaccgctgtcaaggaaaacaaaggattttGGGCCTCTgatgagcaaaaaaaaaaaaagtagaaaacatctgtggcgctcggtgttgattctgtggctctgcgccacacattggtctatgtatgggaaacattGTCCGATAATTTATCGGACTTCATATATATTGTTCACCCTGAGTTTCTAATGTATTTCTCTTGCCTTCCGGAAGCAATTCGGAGAGATCGAGGACTGCCGAATAGATGAGGAGACTCGTTCTGCTGTCATCACCTACAGGAGCAGGGCAGAGGCAGAGCAGGTGGaccaactctccctctctctttccctctcctatATGCATCCTTTTCATGCTCTCGCTCATAATCTCTCCATGTCTTGAAGCAGAGCAAGTggaccaactctctctctcttttctctcctttaTGCTCTCTGTATCTTTTTATGCTCTTGCTCATCATCTCTCTATAATGTCTGTCATTAGTCCTAGTGTCCACTTCCCGTACATGGTCAAAATATTGGGCATCGAACCAAACGGTTAACTGTATAAATGTCATGGTGAGGCTAAGAACAGTAAACTCTCCACTACAGTGTTTTATCGAGGCTAATAGTAAATTAGCCTCAGTGTATAACTGAAGGTCTTATAGCTCAGTCTAACTGAAGGTCTTATATCTCAGTCTAACTGAAGGTTTTATATCTCAGTCTAACTGAAGATCTGGTATCTCAGTGTGCAACTGATGGTCTTGTAAGTGTCTAACTGTGAAGGTCATATATCTCAGGGTTTAACTGTGAAGATCTTGTATCTCAGGGTATAACTGTGAAGATCTTGTATCTCAGGGTTTAACTGTGATGGTCTTTTATATATCAGGGTATAACTGTGAAGGTCTTATATCTCAGGGTGTAACTGTGAAGGTCTTATATCTCAGCGTTTAACTGTGAAGGTCTTATATCTCATGGTTTAACTGTGAAGGTCTTATATCTGTGTGTAACTGTGAAGGTCTTGTATGTCAGTGTATAACTCTGTGAAGGTCTTATATCTCAGTGTATAACTGTGAAGGTCTTATATCTCAGGGTTTAACTGTGAAGGTCTTATATCTCAGGGTTTACCTGTGACGGTCTTGAAGCCCAGTGCATAACTCTGAAGGTATTTCTCCCCCCCCAGGCGGCAGTCCACGGTGTGAAGCTGAGCAGTCTCCTCCGTTTGTCGTGGTACAAACCTCCAATCAGCATGTCGACTGCAGACCACGGTGACCCCGAGCCCGACGACGAAGAGGTCTGGTCCATCTCTCACCTGGTAGCGCTAGTGGCTATGCTACCCGATGATGTTGTCGCCCAAGCTTTGCTATGCATGTGTTACTAGTGATAAGTCGTGCTAAGTAATTCTATATACTTAATATATATTTCTAAGAGAAAGTTTGGTTTCCAGTTTGGGCACTAGATGGAGCCATTGGCTGTGGGCTAACGACCTTAAGAACATGCTGTTTTATCTGTTGGGTATTTTGACACGCCAACATTTTGAGTGCAGGAGGGAATAAAGCTGTGCTCCATAAACGATGGTCGAATAATATCCAGTTAGGCTTACGATAAACActattggctgtgtgtgtccttctgtaaatatatatgcatttgtCTGTGTATTTGCTGCACTTTAACACAACTAATTATTTGttaatttaaattatttaaaagtcTCACAAATGTTGCATTCACGTTGACAAGTTCAGCAGTTTGCAAACAATATTCATCCCCTCTCCTTCATAGTTTGCAGAGGAGCCGATGAGTGATGACGCTCTGCttcaggatgatgatgaagaggaggatgacaaCGAGCCTCGCTCCTGGAGGAGATGAAGATCACCACATACACGCACCTGGACCACCTCGGCGTGTGATTATTAATTGCGAGATAGACTGTGACATCATACATTAGAACTCGATTTGTTTTCCTCAGCTGATGTTTCTTATGAACGTGTTCAACAACAGAACCTTTTTAATTATCTTAAAGTATAGAAATGattcaacaatgtttttcatttttttggggtGACGTGTTAAATAATCAAATTTTTGATGCCGttttctttgaatttaaaaataatttagGTTGTGTTGAATGAATTTGAGTACTATTGGTAGCTGCGCATGTGTAAATATTTTATGTATCagttttattcattttgtatGACTTGTTTGCTTCTCACTTTCTGGCTTaatgaattgtaaaaaaaaataaagaattgaAATGGTCTTAAGAAAAATGTGCTGCACAAAAAAttcaacaaaccaaaaaaaattatgaaaaaaatgcagcaaagtaaaaaaaaaaaagttaagaaataaagaccatttaaaaaaataaaaaaaaatgcatagaaaaaaaataccTATTACCTTAAGCTCTACACTCCTACCATTGTTTCCTGTTCCATTGGTTGGTAAGTTAATTTACAATTAATACCAAATGATGTTTCTaacatttataattat
This genomic window contains:
- the rbm26 gene encoding RNA-binding protein 26, which codes for MIIENLDALKNWLSKTLEPICDADPSALAKYVVALVKKDKTEKELKALCIDQLDVFLQKETQIFVDKLFEAVSNRSYLPPSEQQAPVNKVNPKLEKDEVKKEESSREDDRDKFSRRVNHSPPQSSSRYGRDGRALRVPEDKREELQTRNQVPDRVLRRVDDRGKRDERPRKREYERQPQRRDSYRDRYNRRRARSRSRSRSWSKDRMRDRERDRERERGRERDHSRTRSRSRSRERDAAKPKYDHEAGDRSEVVEGYAPPPLVSTPTTSHFPVPSLSSTITVIAPSHHHGSNNNNSISTTESWSDIRPDQAFPRRPPQQPRKRCRDYDEKGFCMRGDMCPFDHGSDPVVVEDVNLPNILPFQPPPSQPPPGLPPPPPLMSPPPAQLRPPVPPPGSLPPSLPPVTGPPPPLPPLQASGIAAPPNSIASSVPTIVTSGMRSSLPPPSAPLFSSDSYDTDMYNPEAPSITSMSRPMQYRHRASVQRPNLIGLTMGDMDQPHREKPPNHRVVMESDPRKRPAGLPDGNMPPKKPWFEKPSFGNHQGFQNRAPAQFHPPNSRLLVRQIPPDLNNISKLNAHFCRFGTIVNLQVAYQSDPEGALVQFSNPHEAKRAMQSPEAVLGNRFIRVHWYRPDGPPGPPTSLQPAHPADLSALPTSLKQSVKDRLGPLLTGPSDNHNPADASQNSAKTSVKERLGFPVKPAIPTEKVFSTSKGLTKTVFNPAALKTAQRNSEDTLRKKQEALRLQQDVNCKKQQILEKHIETQKLLISKLDQKKVVVKVEDRAKIMQTLSSLTQIITKLQGEIKASSSCPQPMRSTKTKAQAQKELLDTELDLYKKSQAGEDIALLKIKYTQLQIEAAKRGLLARGRGLLMRGRGSLRARGRGSRGRGRGASLYASVDHRPRALEISGFSEAEQVELLPHFAQFGEIEDCRIDEETRSAVITYRSRAEAEQAAVHGVKLSSLLRLSWYKPPISMSTADHGDPEPDDEEFAEEPMSDDALLQDDDEEEDDNEPRSWRR